A window from Candidatus Macondimonas diazotrophica encodes these proteins:
- the pgsA gene encoding CDP-diacylglycerol--glycerol-3-phosphate 3-phosphatidyltransferase has product MHLNFPIWLTASRILLIPLFVLVFYLPWSGAGILAASIFVVAAITDWLDGYLARRWNQTSAFGAFLDPVADKLIVAVALILVLQRDARVLIALPVVIIISREITVSALREWMAEIGQRTKVAVSWIGKLKTSVQMGALVVLIGFEPGHVLYTVGMVGLYAAALLTLWSMMAYLRAAWPSLSAHS; this is encoded by the coding sequence ATGCATCTGAATTTTCCCATCTGGTTGACCGCATCCCGCATTTTGCTGATCCCACTGTTCGTGCTCGTGTTTTACCTGCCGTGGTCGGGTGCAGGCATTCTTGCAGCGTCGATTTTCGTGGTGGCGGCCATTACCGACTGGCTGGATGGTTATCTCGCACGGCGTTGGAACCAGACCTCAGCATTCGGTGCGTTTCTGGATCCAGTGGCCGACAAGCTGATTGTGGCGGTCGCGTTGATTCTGGTGTTGCAGCGCGATGCCCGGGTGCTCATCGCCCTTCCGGTCGTGATCATCATCAGTCGGGAAATCACGGTTTCGGCGCTGCGGGAATGGATGGCCGAGATCGGGCAACGGACCAAGGTGGCTGTCTCCTGGATCGGCAAGCTCAAGACCAGTGTGCAGATGGGGGCTTTGGTAGTGCTGATTGGCTTCGAGCCCGGGCATGTCCTGTACACTGTGGGGATGGTCGGCTTGTATGCAGCAGCCTTGTTGACCCTCTGGTCAATGATGGCCTATCTGCGAGCGGCCTGGCCGAGCCTCAGCGCGCATTCGTGA
- a CDS encoding RlmE family RNA methyltransferase gives MPKRRKSSAAWLREHFSDPYVQRAKAEGWRSRAVYKLEEIDERDRLLRPGLHLVDLGAAPGGWSQYAARKVGPEGRVVAFDLLPITPLPGVVCLQGDFREREALDAVTDALDGRAVDLVLSDMAPNTSGVEAVDQIRSLALAEAAEAFAIHALRPGGDFLVKLFQGPGFDDFVRRMRGHFGKVVVRKPKASRERSPEVYLLARNYAL, from the coding sequence ATGCCCAAACGCCGAAAAAGCAGTGCCGCGTGGCTGCGCGAGCACTTTTCCGATCCCTATGTTCAGCGCGCCAAGGCCGAGGGCTGGCGCTCCCGTGCGGTCTACAAGCTCGAAGAGATTGACGAACGTGACCGGCTGCTGCGCCCCGGGCTTCACCTTGTCGATCTGGGTGCCGCTCCCGGCGGTTGGTCACAGTACGCCGCACGCAAAGTCGGTCCAGAGGGGCGGGTGGTGGCCTTCGATCTGCTGCCGATAACCCCATTGCCGGGCGTGGTCTGTTTACAGGGGGATTTTCGCGAACGCGAGGCCCTGGATGCGGTGACGGATGCGCTGGATGGGCGCGCCGTCGATCTGGTGCTCAGTGACATGGCGCCGAATACCAGCGGCGTCGAGGCCGTTGATCAGATTCGTTCGCTGGCCCTGGCGGAGGCGGCAGAAGCATTCGCGATCCATGCGCTTCGCCCCGGTGGAGATTTTCTGGTGAAGTTATTTCAGGGTCCGGGGTTCGACGATTTCGTTCGTCGCATGCGGGGCCATTTCGGAAAGGTCGTGGTCCGCAAGCCCAAGGCTTCCCGGGAACGTAGCCCCGAAGTTTATTTGCTGGCCCGGAACTATGCTCTATAG
- the folP gene encoding dihydropteroate synthase codes for MDKEGPVRFECLPGRCQVMGILNVTPDSFSDGGQFDRPEPAIEQGLQMIEAGADVIDVGGESTRPGARPISAAEEIDRVIPVIECLARRANRPISIDTSKPEVMRAAVAAGASLINDVRALRAPGALEVAAELQVAVCLMHMQGDPETMQDDPRYGPDIVLNVTDFLAGRIAACEQAGLNRELLIIDPGFGFGKHLAHNLALLAELDRLRVLDCPILVGVSRKSMLGQILGGRPASGRQAASVAAALWAASYGAAIVRVHDVAPTVDALRVWGAIGAVRLRAAGNEAR; via the coding sequence ATGGATAAGGAAGGACCCGTGCGCTTTGAATGTCTGCCCGGTCGTTGCCAGGTGATGGGAATATTGAATGTGACGCCGGATTCGTTTTCCGACGGCGGCCAATTCGATCGGCCCGAACCGGCCATCGAGCAGGGATTGCAGATGATCGAAGCCGGCGCGGATGTCATCGATGTCGGCGGTGAATCGACGCGCCCGGGCGCGCGCCCAATTTCGGCGGCTGAAGAAATTGATCGGGTCATACCGGTCATTGAATGCCTGGCACGGCGCGCGAACAGGCCGATCTCGATTGATACTAGTAAACCCGAGGTCATGCGCGCTGCCGTCGCGGCCGGCGCTTCGCTCATCAACGACGTGCGTGCTCTGCGGGCCCCTGGGGCACTGGAGGTTGCTGCCGAGCTGCAGGTGGCCGTTTGTCTGATGCATATGCAGGGTGATCCCGAAACAATGCAGGACGACCCTCGCTACGGGCCGGATATTGTCCTCAATGTCACGGATTTTCTGGCTGGCCGAATTGCGGCCTGCGAGCAGGCGGGCTTGAACAGAGAGTTGTTGATCATCGATCCGGGGTTCGGTTTTGGCAAGCATTTGGCGCATAATCTGGCCCTTTTGGCCGAACTCGATCGGCTCCGGGTGCTGGACTGTCCCATTTTGGTGGGGGTTTCCCGAAAGTCCATGCTGGGTCAGATTCTTGGGGGGCGGCCAGCGTCGGGGCGGCAGGCAGCCAGTGTGGCGGCGGCGCTTTGGGCCGCTTCATACGGCGCGGCCATCGTGCGGGTGCATGATGTGGCGCCCACGGTGGATGCACTACGGGTTTGGGGGGCGATCGGTGCGGTTCGGCTGCGGGCTGCTGGGAATGAGGCCAGATGA
- the ftsH gene encoding ATP-dependent zinc metalloprotease FtsH: protein MAKNLILWVVIAAVLMSVFNGFGTRAPSAQKLPYSDFLIQVQDGAVARVEIDGRKIVGQLSSGERFTTYNPETSNTELVSDLLNQNVTVIGKEPEQQSLLMQIFISWFPFLLLIGVWIFFMRQMQGGGAGRGAMSFGKSKARMLQEDQVKVTFGDVAGCDEAKEDVVELVEFLRDPSKFQRLGGKIPRGVLMVGPPGTGKTLLARAIAGEAKVPFFTISGSDFVEMFVGVGASRVRDMFEQAKKHAPCIIFIDEIDAVGRHRGAGLGGGHDEREQTLNQLLVEMDGFEGNEGVIVIAATNRPDVLDKALLRPGRFDRQVTVGLPDVRGREQILKVHMRKVPVGEDVDAALIARGTPGFSGAELANLINEAALIAARLSRRVVTMDLFERAKDKIMMGAERRSMVMSEDEKRLTAYHEAGHAIVGLNVPDHDPVYKISIMPRGRALGVTMFLPEDDRYSYSKRRLESQLASLFGGRVAEELIFGFDAVTTGASNDIERATEIARNMVTRWGLSTRLGPLAYGDDEAAGYMGGGYGGRSGSQAMSDDTAHAIDEEVRSIVNRNYDQARSILQASMDKLHVMADALMKYETIDREQIDAIMAGHEPPPPKGWDEKRDDDSDSSSGKTAATDSKPNVSGTGGSPELPGPIA, encoded by the coding sequence ATGGCAAAGAACTTGATTTTATGGGTCGTGATCGCGGCCGTCCTGATGTCCGTTTTCAACGGTTTCGGAACACGAGCGCCCAGCGCCCAAAAACTTCCGTATTCGGACTTTCTAATTCAGGTCCAGGATGGCGCCGTCGCTCGGGTTGAGATCGATGGGCGCAAGATCGTGGGGCAGCTCTCCAGCGGAGAGCGTTTCACGACCTACAATCCTGAAACCAGCAATACCGAACTGGTCTCTGACCTGCTGAATCAGAATGTCACCGTTATCGGCAAGGAACCTGAGCAGCAGTCGCTACTGATGCAGATCTTCATTTCTTGGTTCCCCTTCCTGCTCTTGATTGGCGTATGGATCTTCTTCATGCGGCAGATGCAGGGCGGCGGTGCGGGCCGTGGCGCCATGAGCTTCGGTAAGAGCAAGGCGCGCATGCTTCAGGAAGATCAGGTCAAGGTGACCTTCGGCGATGTGGCCGGTTGCGATGAGGCCAAGGAAGATGTGGTCGAACTCGTCGAGTTCCTGCGCGACCCGTCGAAGTTTCAGCGCTTGGGCGGCAAGATCCCGCGCGGCGTGCTGATGGTCGGCCCCCCGGGAACCGGCAAGACCTTGCTTGCTCGGGCGATCGCTGGTGAAGCCAAGGTGCCTTTCTTCACGATTTCGGGTTCGGATTTCGTGGAAATGTTTGTCGGTGTGGGCGCCAGCCGCGTTCGTGACATGTTCGAGCAGGCCAAGAAACATGCACCGTGCATCATCTTCATCGACGAAATCGATGCTGTGGGTCGACATCGCGGTGCCGGTCTTGGCGGTGGCCATGATGAGCGCGAGCAGACTCTGAACCAGCTGCTGGTGGAAATGGATGGATTCGAAGGGAACGAGGGCGTCATCGTCATCGCGGCCACGAACCGTCCGGATGTGCTCGACAAGGCATTGCTCCGGCCGGGGCGGTTCGACCGTCAGGTGACGGTGGGATTGCCGGATGTGCGGGGCCGCGAGCAGATCCTCAAGGTTCACATGCGCAAGGTGCCGGTGGGCGAAGATGTCGACGCTGCCTTGATTGCGCGGGGGACACCCGGATTTTCCGGCGCCGAGTTGGCCAACCTGATCAATGAGGCCGCCTTGATCGCTGCGCGGTTGAGTCGCCGCGTGGTGACCATGGATCTGTTCGAACGCGCCAAGGACAAGATCATGATGGGCGCCGAGCGGCGCTCAATGGTGATGAGCGAGGACGAAAAGCGGTTGACGGCCTACCACGAGGCTGGTCATGCAATCGTCGGGCTGAATGTCCCTGATCATGATCCGGTCTACAAGATCAGTATCATGCCGCGTGGGCGTGCCTTGGGCGTGACGATGTTCCTGCCCGAGGATGATCGGTACAGCTACAGTAAGCGCCGGCTGGAAAGTCAGTTGGCCAGTCTGTTCGGTGGACGTGTGGCAGAAGAACTGATTTTCGGTTTCGATGCTGTCACGACCGGCGCGTCGAACGACATTGAGCGGGCGACGGAAATCGCACGCAACATGGTCACCCGATGGGGATTGTCGACGCGGCTCGGACCACTCGCCTATGGCGACGATGAGGCGGCCGGTTACATGGGTGGTGGCTACGGTGGCCGCAGTGGTTCTCAAGCCATGTCGGACGATACGGCCCATGCCATCGATGAGGAGGTACGCAGTATTGTCAATCGAAACTACGATCAGGCGCGCAGCATTCTCCAGGCTTCAATGGATAAGCTGCATGTGATGGCCGACGCCCTGATGAAATATGAAACCATCGATCGCGAACAGATTGATGCGATCATGGCCGGGCATGAGCCGCCGCCCCCCAAGGGCTGGGACGAGAAGCGCGATGATGATTCGGATTCGTCCTCCGGGAAAACGGCTGCGACTGATTCGAAGCCTAACGTTTCAGGAACCGGCGGTTCTCCAGAGTTGCCCGGACCGATTGCCTGA